Below is a genomic region from Fischerella sp. PCC 9605.
TCAAAAATCGCGTATACTCCAATTTTTCCTTGCAGTTGTTCAGGTAATTGCCCGTCTTCATCAATGTAGGCAATATATTCTAGACTTGCTAAAGGAGGAATATTTGTTTCAGTGGTCATAAATTTAGTTCTATAGTTATAATTGAAAAAACTAGTAAATAAGCCCGTATAGACGGATTGAATTGTATTTCTCGCCAAACTTTTATTCTGAATGAGAGAGTTTTATATTCGCGCTTATCCTATTTTTCTATAAATCGCACAAAGCCGACTAGGCTGGAAGATTTTAGCTATAAACATGAAATTAAGTGGTACGTTAACAATGACATACTCATTAGATTCATGATATTTTTCAAATTCTGCTGGCATTCCTTTAGGAGTAGCTGTACTGTAAGGAACTGGTTGAAAAAGTAATTCTGTAAACTCTACCTTTTCACAGTGCAAATTTCTACAAATTTGATTTAAAAATGTTTCACCAGCCAATAATTTAAAGAGGTTTTCTTTTGCTTGTGGTTCAAGATTAAAATTGCCGTCGAAATTCTCAATAATTCTCAGAGTCATTTTCTTTACAGGTAGTTACGATCTACTTCAGATATTTAAAGAGCTAGCGGTAGGGAACAATGTCGTGTTCCCACTCAAGGTTACTAAAAAAACCACATTAAATTAGACTATTGGATTGCGTGACTATTGTCAGCAGGGAACAGCTGCTCTCTCAAATTAAGAATCGTGAATATAAACCTTGTTGGGGAGTAGAAGAAGAAAGAGCAGAGTAGGGATAGTGCCTTCTGCAAAGGTCGAGAGTGAGATGGAGAAGTATAGGGAGTAAGCTAAGTAGTTAGTTTATAACAACCAAGCATTGTACTGCCCGGTTTAGCTATGATATTTGTGGGCGTCAATGACAGGAGATTTATTGAAACCCATTTACAATATCTATATATCCATATATTTATGTTGCCCTGCCTAAATGTAGGCTGGAAAACCAAGGCGCGAAATTTTTTTCAGGAATCCTAACATTGGTGTTCTAGATGCTATATTAGTAAGTCTAGTAGTGTGTGTACATATTTATAGTCTTTCTGGAATTGACTGTGGCGAATACAAAGTCTGCTCTCAAGCGCGCCAAAATCGCAGAACGCAATCGTTTGCGTAATAAAGCTTATAAATCAGCAGTAAAAACGCTGATGAAGAAGTACTTTGCTGCAGTAGAAACCTATGCAGCTAATCCAAGCCCTGAATCAAAGCAAGAAGTCATGACTCGGATGTCGGAAGCTTACAGCAAAATTGATCGGGCTGTGAAGCGAGGTGTCCTCCATCCCAACAACGGAGCCAGAAAAAAATCTAGATTAGCTCAAAGACTAAAAGCCCATACACAACCAGCAGCAACTGCATAATAGTCAATCGTCATTAGTCATTAGTCATTAGTCATTGGCTAAAGACTATTGACAGTGACAAGTGACAAATGACCAAGGACAAAGATGCAGCTTATTGACACCCACGTTCATATCAACTTTGACGTTTTCCAGTCAGATATAGAAATAGTGCGATCGCGATGGCAAGAAGCAGGTGTAGTGCATTTAGTACACTCCTGCGTTGAGCCAAGTGAATTTTCTAGCATCCAAGCACTAGCTCATCGTTTTCCCGAAATTAGCTTTGCTGTAGGATTGCATCCGTTGGATGCGGATCAATGGAATAGCCAAACAGCAGATGAAATCAAATCTTTAGCTCGTTCCGATCCCAAAGTAGTGGCAATTGGGGAGATAGGGTTAGATTTTTACAAAGCCAACAACAATGAGCAGCAGCACATGGCATTCGAGGCGCAATTAAGCGTAGCCGCTGAACTCAACTTACCAGTGATTATCCACAGCCGTAATGCTGCGGCAGAAATAAGGGAAGTGCTGGGAAAATGGAAAAACTTGAAAGGAGAGAGTGTACGAGGTGTGATGCACTGCTGGGGTGGAACACCAGAAGAAATTCAATGGTTTGTGGACTTAGGCTTTTACATCAGCTTTAGCGGTACCGTTACCTTTAAAAACGCCAAGCCGATCCAAGAGTCAGCCGCGATAGTCAGAAGCGATCGCCTGTTAATTGAAACAGACTGTCCTTTTCTGGCTCCGGTTCCCAAACGGGGTACCAAGCGCAACGAGCCAGCCTACGTTCGCTATGTAGCTGAGCAAGTAGCGCGCCTACGGGGAGAGACACCGGAAGCAATTGCGGCTCTCACTACCCAGAACGCTTGCGAACTATTTGGTTTGGAAATATAAAAGTGTGTCTATTATGTCTTTTATATATCAATTTGAGCTTGTTTGAAAAATTAAAGTTTGTAGGAGGACAAAAATATGCTAATATTATACCCTCCAAAATATGTTGACTTGCGCCATAATGTTTAAGGAGGCAAATACGAACTTCTCTGCTTTGATTGCAATACTGTTCACTTGCGTATCCTCCTATCTCTACAAACGATGCCATAAATCTACGACTGCCCACTTATCACTGAGGTAGACCTGGGTTTTGGCTCGAATATTAAAGCTATAAAAATTTATAAACGAAATTTTCTTGTGGAACCACCCGCTAACATCAAGCTACACCGATAAACAGCAGGCTGAAGAGATCGCTCTCTCAGTTCTCAGTATTAGGATATCATCACTCAGGGTTGTAAAGATAGCAAAGTCTATGAAGGCAACGGTAAAAGAGCCGCGTGGGTAAACTAACGCGGTTTTTGGAGGGAGAAGTTGAGGAGAGCAAAACACATTCCGGTAAAGCTGAACCATATATTCTGGGGGAATCGGCAAATTAGGGCAATTGCCCTATTGCCAAAATGGCTCTTTCCAGGTTTAATTGCTCCGTTTGCCTGAAAGAGCACCCAGCAGGTGGTGTAAGGAGAAGTTCCCACACACCCACAAGTTTAACCAGGTTGACAAAGGTAGAGGCATGACTAACGACACAATTATGGAACCCGCCTTTTTGTTGCCCGACTTGATTGAAATCCAGCGTTCTAGTTTTCGTTGGTTTCTAGAAGAAGGGCTAATCGAAGAACTTAACTCCTTTAGTCCAATTACTGACTACACTGGCAAACTCGAGCTGCACTTTCTGGGTCAGAACTACAAGCTGAAGGAGCCAAAGTACGACGTTGATGAAGCAAAGCGGCGGGATAGCACTTATGCCGTGCAAATGTATGTACCCACACGTTTGATCAACAAAGAAACGGGGGAAATCAAAGAGCAAGAAGTATTTATTGGGGATTTGCCTCTGATGACAGAGCGCGGCACATTTATCATTAACGGTGCCGAGCGGGTAATTGTCAACCAGATAGTGCGATCGCCAGGAGTATACTACAAATCTGAAATTGACAAAAACGGACGGCGTACTTATTCAGCTAGTTTAATTCCTAACCGGGGAGCTTGGCTAAAATTTGAAACAGACCGTAACGACTTAGTGTGGGTACGCATCGACAAAACCCGCAAACTGTCGGCACAGGTGCTGCTGAAAGCATTGGGACTGTCAGATAACGAAATCTTTGACGCCCTACGCCACCCCGAGTACTTCCAAAAAACTATCGAAAAAGAAGGGCAATTTTCCGAAGAAGAAGCCCTGATGGAGTTGTATCGCAAACTGCGTCCGGGTGAACCACCCACAGTTCTAGGCGGACAACAGCTCCTCGACTCTCGTTTTTTCGATCCCAAACGCTACGACTTGGGGCGAGTGGGACGGTACAAGCTCAACAAGAAACTGCGCCTGCAAGTACCAGAAACAATGCGGGTACTCACCCCCCAAGATATCTTGGCAGCAGTCGATTACCTCATCAACCTCGAATACGACATTGGCAACACAGACGATATCGACCACCTCGGTAATCGCCGAGTCAGAAGTGTGGGCGAATTGCTGCAAAACCAAGTCCGAGTTGGTTTAAACCGTTTGGAACGGATTATTCGCGAACGGATGACTGTATCCGATGCTGAGGTTTTGACTCCTGCTTCTCTGGTCAACCCCAAACCATTGGTAGCGGCAATTAAAGAATTCTTTGGCTCCAGCCAATTGTCGCAGTTCATGGATCAGACCAACCCCTTAGCAGAATTGACCCACAAACGCCGTCTTTCTGCCCTTGGCCCTGGTGGTTTGACCCGCGAACGCGCTGGCTTTGCCGTGCGGGATATCCACCCTTCCCACTACGGACGCATTTGCCCGATTGAAACACCAGAAGGGCCCAACGCTGGTTTGATTGGTTCGTTGGCAACTCATGCACGGGTGAATCAGTATGGCTTTTTGGAAACTCCTTTCCGTCCTGTCGAAAATGGGCGTCTTAGGTATGACTTGCCACCAGTGTACATGACCGCCGATGAAGAAGACGACTTCCGGGTAGCGGCTGGAGATGCGCCTATTGATGAAAATGGCCACCTCATGGGGCCTGAAGTACCAGTACGCTATCGCCAGGAATTCTCCACCACAACACCGGAACAAGTAGACTATGTCGCAGTTTCCCCCGTACAAATTGTGTCGGTGGCTACGAGCATGATTCCATTCTTGGAGCATGACGACGCTAACCGCGCTCTCA
It encodes:
- the rpsT gene encoding 30S ribosomal protein S20 — translated: MANTKSALKRAKIAERNRLRNKAYKSAVKTLMKKYFAAVETYAANPSPESKQEVMTRMSEAYSKIDRAVKRGVLHPNNGARKKSRLAQRLKAHTQPAATA
- a CDS encoding TatD family hydrolase translates to MQLIDTHVHINFDVFQSDIEIVRSRWQEAGVVHLVHSCVEPSEFSSIQALAHRFPEISFAVGLHPLDADQWNSQTADEIKSLARSDPKVVAIGEIGLDFYKANNNEQQHMAFEAQLSVAAELNLPVIIHSRNAAAEIREVLGKWKNLKGESVRGVMHCWGGTPEEIQWFVDLGFYISFSGTVTFKNAKPIQESAAIVRSDRLLIETDCPFLAPVPKRGTKRNEPAYVRYVAEQVARLRGETPEAIAALTTQNACELFGLEI